From a single Planctellipticum variicoloris genomic region:
- the nuoK gene encoding NADH-quinone oxidoreductase subunit NuoK, with the protein MTSSLESNLVLGAILFVLGAIGFLTRRNLILIMLSAELMLHGVSINLLAFGQYHGNSQGQSFTVFVLTIAACEAGLGLSLILGMYRRKKSLDVNLWTNLGEPDLPRLADDTYPPAPAALEEPLPHLAVAGRMPAYPTTPRSTLPTKP; encoded by the coding sequence ATGACATCCAGTCTGGAAAGCAACCTGGTTCTGGGGGCGATCCTGTTTGTGCTCGGGGCGATCGGGTTTCTGACCCGTCGCAACCTGATCCTGATCATGCTCTCCGCCGAGCTGATGCTGCACGGCGTTTCGATCAATCTGCTGGCGTTCGGCCAGTACCACGGGAATTCGCAGGGGCAGTCGTTCACGGTTTTCGTGCTGACGATCGCCGCCTGCGAAGCGGGCCTGGGGCTGTCGCTGATTCTGGGGATGTACCGGCGGAAGAAGTCGCTGGACGTGAACCTGTGGACGAATCTGGGCGAACCCGATCTGCCGCGGCTGGCTGACGACACGTATCCGCCGGCTCCTGCGGCGCTCGAAGAGCCTCTGCCGCACCTCGCCGTGGCGGGGCGCATGCCGGCCTATCCGACAACCCCGCGTTCGACCTTGCCGACCAAGCCCTGA